A stretch of the Gracilinanus agilis isolate LMUSP501 chromosome 4, AgileGrace, whole genome shotgun sequence genome encodes the following:
- the CCDC163 gene encoding transmembrane protein CCDC163 yields MWEEIATLRSQLRTQAQVTVLMSQAIQGLMEDREHQKCQIDDLEDELGRLRGTPEGRARLEQRVEDLNSELQNLRRQLQARPGEASVTALLRQELQNDRQLLWEEYEAVQGELKLFRDQLGQQQELLLRQMAEARQAQGRSWKVLEQLQIDQEGHFRVVDAAREEARDVRQEIDLVRAMVCSLQAQLRGDPPRPDSAVSSSDLSLLDSDSSWDIPSREAALPADPRSNTASSVESSTELVTSTRSPQTSNRSNQAPKLLLSDL; encoded by the exons ATGTGGGAAGAAATTGCCACTCTTCGAAGCCAGCTCCGGACCCAGGCCCAG GTGACAGTGCTGATGAGTCAGGCTATCCAGGGCCTGATGGAAGATAGAGAGCATCAGAAATGTCAGATTGATGATCTAGAAG ATGAGCTGGGCCGGCTTCGAGGGACCCCTGAAGGGCGAGCAAGGTTGGAGCAACGAGTAGAGGACCTGAACTCAGAGCTGCAGAACCTACGGCGGCAACTCCAAGCCCGTCCAGGGGAGGCCAGTGTGACTGCTCTCTTGCGACAAGAGCTACAGAATGA CCGCCAGCTGCTATGGGAGGAATATGAAGCCGTTCAAGGGGAGCTGAAGCTTTTTCGGGACCAACTGG GTCAACAGCAGGAATTATTGCTGAGGCAGATGGCTGAGGCCAGGCAAGCGCAGGGGCGGAGCTGGAAG GTACTGGAGCAGTTACAGATTGATCAAGAAGGCCACTTCCGGGTGGTGGACGCTGCCAGGGAGGAGGCTCGGGATGTTCGGCAGGAGATTGATCTTGTCAG GGCCATGGTGTGTTCTCTGCAGGCTCAGCTTCGAGGGGATCCCCCTCGGCCAGACTCTGCAGTCTCTAGCTCTGACCTGAGCCTCCTAGACAGTGACAGCAGCTGGGATATACCGTCTCGGGAGGCAG CTTTGCCAGCAGATCCCCGTAGCAACACTGCATCGAGCGTTGAATCCAGCACGGAGCTCGTCACTTCTACAAGGAGCCCCCAGACATCCAACCGGTCAAATCAGGCACCCAAGCTGCTCCTTAGTGACCTTTGA